The genomic region TACAGGGATTCGCAAGCTTCAGAGACTGGTTCTAAAAGTTTGAACATCAATATGTAATCATAGGTGGCACAGCCTGTGAACTGCTGATGTCAGAGGAAGGATTGGACTTCAGGACAACAAAAGTTGCACAACTTCAGCATGAACTGTATTATAGCTGTTACTTATGTATCTCAAATCTCATTCATGAGGTTCTGTTTTCCAAAAAACACACAGGACAAAGGAATACAAAGACATGAACCAAGGCTACCAAGTAATTGATATGAACAATTGGAAACGAGCAATGCACTGCCAGATATTCAGGAATTGCATCGAACCGTCGTATTGCGTTACCTTTGAATTGGATATTACGAATTTTCTTAAAAAAATAAGGGAAAAAGGATATTCATTTACACCAGCCTTTGTATTCACCGTCTCAGCATGCGCAAACAGAATTGAAGAATTCCGCTATCGTTTCCTGGATGGGCAAGTCGTGCTCTATGACAGGATCAACACAGCTTTTATGTATCTAAACAAAGAAACCGAACTTTTCAAAGTAATCAGAGTAGAAATGCAAGATACCTTGGCACAATATGTCATCGCTGCAACCAAGAAAATAAAAGAACAGAAAGAATACTTTACAGATCCCCTGGGAAATGATGTATTTCAGTTTTCTTCTTTGCCTTGGGTATCATATACACATATTTCACATACGAATTCCGGGAAAAAAGATAATGCTACGCCCCTATTCGATTGGGGAAAATATTTTCAAAGAGACGGGAAATGGGTCTTGCCTTTTTCTGTACAGGTCCATCATTCTTTCGTAGATGGTATCCATATAGGGAAATTGGCAGATTCATTGCAAAAAAGCCTGGATATACTTTGAACTTACAACAGAGTATCCAAACTTCGCTACATGCAATAACCATCAAGGTCTGATGGACTCTACGCTTTTGAGATGTTTTCTCTTATAAAGACTTGCAGGCATTTGTTTTGTCTTCAGGAAGTCAGACGATCAGAGATTGAACGGTTTCCCAGAAGCCAGTTGTTCCCCCAGCTGAAAGGCACTCTGACAATCCTCATCAAAATGTGCATCCTTATAAGCCTTCTTCGCTTCCCCTGTAGCATTGGCTTCATATAAACTGTAATCGTCATATTGTGTGGTGTTATTGGCTAAAATCATCTTGCAAGAGCCGAATTCCCTGTCCAGTGTTTGTTTCGTACGTCCAAAAGTCACGTCATAACCAATCTTTTCAAATTGTTCAATCGGAATATTCATGGTATAGATAAGGCCCACAGGAATCCGACGAGGGAAATGGCTATGAGCATAATCTGCATAACTCAGGTATGGAAAACACAGCCGTTCAATAAGTGCACGGGTTGCTGCCGTTTCACTGCCATAATAGACAGGTGTACCGATCAGGATAGCATCGACATCATGGATTTTTTCCAATATCGGCCGCAAATCGTCCCTGACTACACAGACAATAGGACGTTCTTTATCCAGACGTTTGCATGAGAAACAACTGAGGTAACCGG from Spirochaetia bacterium harbors:
- a CDS encoding chloramphenicol acetyltransferase, whose amino-acid sequence is MNQGYQVIDMNNWKRAMHCQIFRNCIEPSYCVTFELDITNFLKKIREKGYSFTPAFVFTVSACANRIEEFRYRFLDGQVVLYDRINTAFMYLNKETELFKVIRVEMQDTLAQYVIAATKKIKEQKEYFTDPLGNDVFQFSSLPWVSYTHISHTNSGKKDNATPLFDWGKYFQRDGKWVLPFSVQVHHSFVDGIHIGKLADSLQKSLDIL
- a CDS encoding flavodoxin family protein; the encoded protein is MKILAFNGSPRLKGNTATMLDNAIQGARIKGADVEVFNLYRMKFSGYLSCFSCKRLDKERPIVCVVRDDLRPILEKIHDVDAILIGTPVYYGSETAATRALIERLCFPYLSYADYAHSHFPRRIPVGLIYTMNIPIEQFEKIGYDVTFGRTKQTLDREFGSCKMILANNTTQYDDYSLYEANATGEAKKAYKDAHFDEDCQSAFQLGEQLASGKPFNL